A region of the Clostridium estertheticum subsp. estertheticum genome:
GACCCTTAACAGGAACACTAGTTCCTCCTAGTACATCAAATGCAGTTGCAATAATCGAAGCTTTACTTGCTGCTGAGCAAGGAGTTAAAAACATTACAGTTGGATATGGTCAGTGCGGAAATTTAATACAAGATATAGCAGCTATAAGAGCCTTAGAGCAGCAATGCGATGAATACTTAAAGGCTAATGGCTATAAAGATGTATATTTAACAACAGTGTTACATGAGTGGATGGGTGGATTCCCAGAAGATGAAGCAAAAGCTTTTGGAGTTATATCTACAGGGGCAGGAACTGCAGCACTTGCGGGAGCAACAAAAGTAATAGTTAAAACTCCACATGAAGCTGTAGGTATTCCTACTAAAGAAGCTAATGGTGAGGGTATAAGGACTACGAAGATGACTTTAAACTTATTGCGTGGCCAAAAGATGCATATGTCCCAAGATTTAAAAACAGAGATGGAAATAATAAAAGCTGAAACAAAGTGTATGTTAGATAAGGTATATGAAATTGGAAAAGGTGACTTAGCTATAGGTGTAGTTAAGGGATTTGAAATGGGAGTTATTGATATACCATTTGCACCAAGTAAATATAATGCTGGTAAAATGATGCCTGCAAGAGACAACGATGGATCAATAAGATATCTAAATTTTGGGAATCTTCCATTTTCAAAGGAATTAATAGATTTAAATATGAAAAAACTTGAAGAGAGAGCAAAATTTGAAAAGAGAAAAGTGAGCTTTCAAATGACTATAGATGATGTATTCGCAGTAGGAAATGGAGAACTTATAGGAAGACCAGCAAAAGTATAGGAATAATTTGTTATTTAAAAATTTTATAAGGAGAGGTGTATGTTATGAAAATTATTGATGTGGTATGTTCAACAGGAAGAACAGGATTTTATTTTGATGACCAAAGATCTATAAAAAGTGGTGCAGAACATGATGGCTTTTCATATGTAGGTGAAGCAGTAACAGAAGGATTTAAATCTATTAGGCAAGCAGGAGAGTCAATATCAGTAATGATTATACTTGAAGATGGCCAGGTGGCTTATGGAGATTGTGCAGCAGTACAATATTCTGGTGCTGGTGGAAGGGATCCATTATTCCTCTCAAAAGATTTTATACCAATTATTGAAAAAGAAATAACACCGAAATTAATAGGTAGAGAATTAGAAAGCTTTAAAATGCTCGCAGAAGAGTTTGATCACATGTTAGTAAATGGTAAAAGACTTCATACAGCAATAAGGTACGGGATAACTCAGGCTATTCTTGATGCTGTTGCAAAATCTAAAAAGGTAACAATGGCAGAAATCGTACGTGAGGAATACAATACTGGCGTAGAAATCAAGAGAATTCCCATTTTTACACAATCAGGCGATGATAGATATAATAGTGTAGATAAAATGATAATAAAGGGTGCAGATGTAATGCCTCATGCATTAATAAACAACGTAAAAGAGAAATTAGGACTTAAGGGCGAAAAATTATTAGCTTATGTTGAGTGGTTAAGTAATAGAGTGCTAAGTTTAAGAACTGATGAGAATTATAATCCAATATTCCACATTGACGTATATGGAACAATAGGAATTGCGTTTAATAATGATATAAAAGCTATGGCAGATTATATATCAACACTTGAAGAAGCTGCAAAACCATTCCATTTAAGAATCGAAGGACCAATGGATGTTGAGCACAGAGAAAGACAAGTTGAATCATTAGCAGATTTAACGGCAGAACTTGATAATAGAAAAATTAATGTAGAATTAGTTGCAGATGAATGGTGTAACACATATGAAGACGTAGTATTATTTGCGGATAAGAAAGCAGGTCATATGCTTCAAATAAAAACACCGGATTTAGGTGGAGTTAACAATATAATCGAATCAATACTATACTGCAAAAAACAGGGTCGTGGAGCATACTGTGGTGGAACATGTAATGAGACTAATAGATCTGCAGAAGTATGCACAAACATAGCTATTGCTTGTGGAGCAGACCAATGTTTAGCAAAACCAGGAATGGGTGTAGATGAAGGGTACATGATAGTTAATAACGAAATGAATAGGGTTGTAGCTTTAGTTAATAGAAAAAATAAGGTAACTTATAAATAATTTAATTTTTGCGTGAGGTGATGCCATGAAAATTAATAAACCATCCAAAGCGGGAACAATGGAATCTAATGATATATATATTATGCTTATGCCAAATCATAAGGGTGGCATTGAAATAAAGCTTCAAAGTATTGTTATGAAACAATTTGGGGATGAAATAAAAAGAGTAATACTAGAGACACTTAATGAAATTGGAGTAGAAGATGTTATAGTAACTGCTCTAGATAAGGGTGCATTAAACTATACAATAAAGGCTAGAATTGAAACTGCTACAAAAAGAGCTCAGTAAGAGGTGATTTATATGAAAAAATTCAGAAGAACTATGCTTTTTATGCCAGGAAATAATTCAGGGATGCTTCAGAATGCAGGAATTCTAGGTGCTGATTCAATTATATTAGATTTAGAGGATGCTGTTAGTTTAACAGAAAAAGATAGTGCTAGAATTTTGGTTAAAGAAGCAATAAAGAATGTAGATTACAATAATGTGGAAGTAGTAGTAAGGGTAAATCCATTTACTACTGAATATGCACAAAAGGATATTGATGTAATTGCAAGAGTTAAACCGGATGCATTAATGATACCAAAAGCTACAGAAGAAGAGCTTGAGGCTATAGATGAAATACTTACAAAAATAGAAACAAATGAGGGTTTTGAAAATGGAAGTATAAAGTTAATTCCTATTGTGGAAACTGCCTATGGAGTTGAAAATGTATATAATATAATAAAATCTTCCAAAAGGGTAGTAGCTGTTTTACTTGGAGGAGAGGACTTAACCTCAGATTTAGGTATAAAAAGAACTAAAGAAGGAGAAGAAATCTTCTATGCAAGAAATCGAGTAGCAATTGCTTGTAAGGCTATGAAGATAGATTCTATTGATACCCCATTTACAGATACAAACGATTTTGAGGGACTAGTAAAAGACACAGTTAGAGCTAAAAGCTTGGGACTCACAGGTAAAGCTGCAATAAATCCAAGACAAATTGATCTTATTCATTCTGTATTTGCTCCAACAAAAGAAGAAATAAAACACGCCAAAAGAGTCCTCACGGCTATGATAGAAGCAGAACAAGATGGTAAAGGAGTATTTTCCTTAGATGGGAAAATGGTAGATGCACCAGTTATAAATAGAGCTAAAAACACAGTAGAATTAGCAAAGCTTTTAGGTGTTATGTAAAAGCATAGGTAAAATCTATTTTAGTGGATTAGCTAATTGAGGTGATAATAATGAAAAATATATTAGGCAGAGAGATACCAGAATATATAGAAGGCTATGGAAAAGTAATCCCATTTGAAGGTGCATTTAAAAATGCAGGCACCAAACTTAAGAAAGAAGTAAAACTAAACTCTGTAATGCCAGATAATGAAAAGGTATTACCTGACATGGATAGTGTTTTTGATAAGGTTTCGCTTAAGGATGGGATGACTATTTCATTCCATCATCATTTAAGAAATGGCGATAATGTATTGAATTTAGTGGTGGATGCAATTGCTAAAAGAGGAATAAAAAACATTACTTTAGCTGCAAGCGCTCTGTTCCCCAATAATTTTCCTTTAATTGAGCATATAAAAAACGGCGTAATTACTAAAATAGTGACTAATTATATGTCAGGTCCAATAGCAGAAGAAATTTCAAGGGGAATATTAAAAACACCAGTTATAATGCACACCCATGGTGGACGTGCTAGAGCAATAGAAAGTGGAGATTTACATATAGATGTGGCTTTCATTGCAGCACCAACAGCGGATAACTATGGAAACATCAATGGATTATATGGGGAATCTGCCTGCGGAGCCTTAGGATATGCAGTAGCAGATGCCCAGTGTGCAGATATGGTTGTAGCAGTTACTGATAATTTAGTTCCATACCCAGCTTGCCCAATAGAAATAAGTCAAATATATGTAGACTATATTGTAAAAGTAGATTCCATCGGTGATCCAGACGGAATAGTATCAGGTACTACGAAAATCACTAAGGATCCAGTGGGACTTAAAATAGCTAAAATGGCGAGTGAGGTTATGGTGGCGAGCGGGCTTGTTAAAAATGAAATGTCATTTCAAACAGGGGCAGGTGGTATTTCTTTAGCTGTAGCTGCGGAGCTAAGAAAATATATGAAGGAGAATGCTATAGTTGGAAGTTTTGCATCAGGTGGAATAACTGGATACCTTGTAGATATGTTTGAAGAAGGGTTATTTAGATCTTTATTTGATGTACAGTGTTTTGATATGCAAGCAATTAAGTCTTATGTAAGTACTTATAAACATCAAAGAATGTCTGCATCCATGTACGCAAATTCAGATAACAAAGGTGCAGTTGTAAACAAACTAGATATAGTTATATTAGGTGCTACGGAAATAGACACAAATTTTAATGTTAATGTAACCACGGGCTCCGATGGAACTATCATGGGTGGTTCTGGAGGCCATAGTGATACAGCAGCAGGGGCTAAACTCACAATAATTGTAACACAATTAACTAAGGCAAGGCTTCCAATTATAAAGGATAATATAACTACGATAACTACTCCCGGAGAGAGTATTGATGTTATTGTAACAGAAAGAGGAATAGCAGTTAATCCAAAACGGACAGACATAATAGAGAAATTAAAGAATACTAACCTTCCTATAAGGAAAATTGGTGAGTTAAAAGATATAGCTGAGAAAATAACAGGTAAACCGGAGGCAATTGAATTTTCAGATGAAATAGTTGCAGTTATAGAATATAGAGATGGTTCTGTAATTGATGTGGTTCGAAAGCCACTATAGAAGGTAATTCAAAAACCAATTTAGCAAGAGGGGGCAATGTTTATGAAGAAAATAAAATTGACATTAGCTGTGCAAATTGTTATCGGTCTGATTTTAGGAGTTATAGTAGGAGCTAT
Encoded here:
- a CDS encoding methylaspartate mutase subunit E translates to MEIRNKKWTTDEFFEVRKEVLEQWPTGKEVDLKEAVEYNKKIPDHKNFAKKLRKAKEAGITLAQPRAGVALIDKHIELLRYLEIEGGADLLPTTIDSYTRLNRYDECEIGIKESIKAGRSLLNGFPAVNHGVKGCRQVFESINVPLESRHGTPDARLLAEITHASGWTSNEGGCISYNIPYAKNAPLTKSILDWQYCDRLVGFYEEQGIPINREPFGPLTGTLVPPSTSNAVAIIEALLAAEQGVKNITVGYGQCGNLIQDIAAIRALEQQCDEYLKANGYKDVYLTTVLHEWMGGFPEDEAKAFGVISTGAGTAALAGATKVIVKTPHEAVGIPTKEANGEGIRTTKMTLNLLRGQKMHMSQDLKTEMEIIKAETKCMLDKVYEIGKGDLAIGVVKGFEMGVIDIPFAPSKYNAGKMMPARDNDGSIRYLNFGNLPFSKELIDLNMKKLEERAKFEKRKVSFQMTIDDVFAVGNGELIGRPAKV
- a CDS encoding HpcH/HpaI aldolase/citrate lyase family protein, giving the protein MKKFRRTMLFMPGNNSGMLQNAGILGADSIILDLEDAVSLTEKDSARILVKEAIKNVDYNNVEVVVRVNPFTTEYAQKDIDVIARVKPDALMIPKATEEELEAIDEILTKIETNEGFENGSIKLIPIVETAYGVENVYNIIKSSKRVVAVLLGGEDLTSDLGIKRTKEGEEIFYARNRVAIACKAMKIDSIDTPFTDTNDFEGLVKDTVRAKSLGLTGKAAINPRQIDLIHSVFAPTKEEIKHAKRVLTAMIEAEQDGKGVFSLDGKMVDAPVINRAKNTVELAKLLGVM
- the citF gene encoding citrate lyase subunit alpha, whose product is MKNILGREIPEYIEGYGKVIPFEGAFKNAGTKLKKEVKLNSVMPDNEKVLPDMDSVFDKVSLKDGMTISFHHHLRNGDNVLNLVVDAIAKRGIKNITLAASALFPNNFPLIEHIKNGVITKIVTNYMSGPIAEEISRGILKTPVIMHTHGGRARAIESGDLHIDVAFIAAPTADNYGNINGLYGESACGALGYAVADAQCADMVVAVTDNLVPYPACPIEISQIYVDYIVKVDSIGDPDGIVSGTTKITKDPVGLKIAKMASEVMVASGLVKNEMSFQTGAGGISLAVAAELRKYMKENAIVGSFASGGITGYLVDMFEEGLFRSLFDVQCFDMQAIKSYVSTYKHQRMSASMYANSDNKGAVVNKLDIVILGATEIDTNFNVNVTTGSDGTIMGGSGGHSDTAAGAKLTIIVTQLTKARLPIIKDNITTITTPGESIDVIVTERGIAVNPKRTDIIEKLKNTNLPIRKIGELKDIAEKITGKPEAIEFSDEIVAVIEYRDGSVIDVVRKPL
- a CDS encoding methylaspartate ammonia-lyase, with product MKIIDVVCSTGRTGFYFDDQRSIKSGAEHDGFSYVGEAVTEGFKSIRQAGESISVMIILEDGQVAYGDCAAVQYSGAGGRDPLFLSKDFIPIIEKEITPKLIGRELESFKMLAEEFDHMLVNGKRLHTAIRYGITQAILDAVAKSKKVTMAEIVREEYNTGVEIKRIPIFTQSGDDRYNSVDKMIIKGADVMPHALINNVKEKLGLKGEKLLAYVEWLSNRVLSLRTDENYNPIFHIDVYGTIGIAFNNDIKAMADYISTLEEAAKPFHLRIEGPMDVEHRERQVESLADLTAELDNRKINVELVADEWCNTYEDVVLFADKKAGHMLQIKTPDLGGVNNIIESILYCKKQGRGAYCGGTCNETNRSAEVCTNIAIACGADQCLAKPGMGVDEGYMIVNNEMNRVVALVNRKNKVTYK
- the citD gene encoding citrate lyase acyl carrier protein, translating into MKINKPSKAGTMESNDIYIMLMPNHKGGIEIKLQSIVMKQFGDEIKRVILETLNEIGVEDVIVTALDKGALNYTIKARIETATKRAQ